tgataagaaaaataatttttaagtcgTATAATGAAAACATGCaatgtaaaaatcattttgaaatattatctgCAAAACTTGGTAATATACAGCGTAGATTTCAAATTCTATATAAAACAATGCGAtcgaatttcaaaacatttatagtGACTGTCTAGTAATGAAGTCCCATGCACAGTATTTAATATATGTCTGGGTTTTCTtgtcttttcaaggtaaaaacTTGGTTCTAAAAGTTTCATTTAGAACTTGTTTAAACAATTCAGATATGATTACCGTATTTATTTAAGCCTTAGAAGGTAATTGATAAGAAATCATATCATTATATGTAGATCTTCCTAGTATGATTCCTtctatttcttatggaaactttaagttaattcatagctctatagaaacagtcagactgaaatctacacgccccatttatcgactAGTCGAAAACTACAGCAACCTAAGACAAATCctggactgcacgaaataatctcgatgatgtcagactcaaattcccataggagacggTTATGCTGTAACTTTAatctaacgtacttatgtacattaagaGTAATTTAGTTACTTTAACTTAcgttttacaatcaatttattcattttttaaaagaaagatgtaaatatacaataagatgctttctttgatatttCATGCGATTTGTGAAGGtagaaaatattgcataaaaaaaatttcataaccTGCTAACTcggtttatgtatttttctgcattgtcgccaccttcatgtcccgcataaatcaccaaagaacgtattttattgtttaaatatacatacatgtagatgcatATCTTTGAAGTATTCTGGTTTCATATAACttatttattatctttaaaaagaacCGTTCCAGGCGATCATTTCTAAAAGTGCTTTTAATAAAGTTTATATTAAACTTGCTTTGTTGAAATATTCttgattaaatttaatttgcttATCCGtgtgctattttttaaaccacaaGATTTATTTACCCTAAAAAATAGAGAATTCCATTGTATCTTAGTCTTTCCCCGTGATCCCTCTCACTCCGTTATTTGTGAGTGTAAGGAATCATGGAGCAAGACAGCATTGTATCGCGGCATTGGAAGTCCGGCTGTGTTATAGAAAAGTGTTTTATTTGCTTGTGTTAAGATATGatgatttatgaaaacaaaGCAACTAAAATTGTTTAGGAAATGAAGTATCcatttaattgtgtttttatttatttaatttcattaaatattgtatGGCCTTGGAACTCGCGATATAAAGAGAAGAGTGTATATAGAGGtattattttccttttaattaCTAGACATCCAAGCAAGCATACATCTTTGGGCCTCCGAAGTAACGAAGTTTTCCATCCAGTTCAACAGCGGAGggtaaacaaaataatacagTAAAATCTCAGATTCGTTCTAATTAGCTAGATTTGAGTACTTTTTAATGTATGGATGTTGATTCCAGTTTCTCTGCACAACAAGTTTTGGGAAAACCTAACGTCTATCCTCGGTATGGCAGCATTTCTGGCACTTGGGCACAGGCGACTGGCCAATTTGACAGGGTCCATTTCATAGAGGTACATTcgcattcattttattaattttgccaTTTTTAGTTCAATTTGCTTGAATTATTGAATTTTCAATGTTAAGATTTCTGGCATAAGAATGTATCAAGTATATGACTAACTAAtccctgggttttttttctactgGTAATTTTACATGGTTTAAGATCTGTTGTTATTTGGTATTTAATGTTTTACGAAAAAActtaaattagtttttaaaatgtttaacctTTCGacgaataaaatttcaaaagtcgAAATAAAATGCCATCAAAAAATGAACGATATGAATATATTTCCTTTACAGGAATAATAAACATATGTAATAATATGTGTTGTTCACTACTATTATAATATTAGGTAAAATTTCCAAGGAAAATCTTTATGACTAAAGTGAACATCTACGAAACGTACCACGCTGGGGCAGTGGTGAAAATATCGGCTAAAGACGGACAGAATCAGTGGGTGGATATATTCAATGCCACTCATGCTCATGTCATAAGGAAATCAAGGAAGTTTTCTCCACAAATTAAAGTAcgttatttttctatatatgttatgaACAGTGATTAACAAACACAATATATGAGTACCcctttatttatgaatttatctTCCTTTCTTACAGCGGACCATGTTCCCAGTAGACGAGCTGAGAATCGATGTGGATGGTTCGGCGTCCGGGAGTTACGTAGAAATCGATGCCATTGAGATAGTTGGGGGTATATTTGCAAAATtcgctaaattttaaaaaaagagctAGATTAACTTGTTTAATATTGCTGAAATTCCtcaaaaaaatttgaacataCTTTTCATTGTTGCCATCTTTTTTCGACGGTCACTTTAGATAGATGCCCCACAACATTTTCCCAGTACCAGAATTCTTGTTACTTGATAAAGAACGACATTGTATCAGGAGATGAAGGGTTTGTGAGTTGaagaaatctgtttttatcatttgctaAACACAATGTCCCTATATTAGTGCTGCGAGCCACTTAGATAAATCTAAAAGCAACGAACGTTGATTgtcccttttttaaaataacctaCGATAGCCAAAGATATCCACAAGATCTAGATGAAATtagatatataatataaaaaagattCTTAGTGTTCAAAACCGTAACAATcaatcttatatatatattttgtgataaataaGACAAGAAAGTATTCGGTAGATATTTTTAGTggcgatacatgtacattgaagcATCTTAATTGGATAAGATAACCCTCCAGTCGAGTAAATTTTAATCTTTCATTCatagtaataatttttttctctttaacaaacattaaaattttgagaaaatctttCATTACAAAAAGCAATTGCAAATTTTAATAGGAGGGAACAAATACTGATGTTTATGTACAGTTTGTGTATTCTTCAAAGGATTAAAAACATGCAgttttcatacatttatttcaagTAAATAAATTGCATGCATTATAGCATACAGTTTAAATCTTTTAGGCTAGATGTCTTCAGATTGGTGGATACCTTGCTAATTTTGAAACACTGGAAGAGGCCATGCTGATGAAGgacaaattaaatgaaatgacgAAGGGTAATGTTAAAGGTCATGTTAATTCAATATTAA
The nucleotide sequence above comes from Magallana gigas chromosome 2, xbMagGiga1.1, whole genome shotgun sequence. Encoded proteins:
- the LOC136269597 gene encoding uncharacterized protein; amino-acid sequence: MKSHAQYLIYVWVFLSFQDIQASIHLWASEVTKFSIQFNSGGFSAQQVLGKPNVYPRYGSISGTWAQATGQFDRVHFIEVKFPRKIFMTKVNIYETYHAGAVVKISAKDGQNQWVDIFNATHAHVIRKSRKFSPQIKRTMFPVDELRIDVDGSASGSYVEIDAIEIVGDRCPTTFSQYQNSCYLIKNDIVSGDEGFARCLQIGGYLANFETLEEAMLMKDKLNEMTKGISYFVGGRNTNRRKAGGNWRWIKHGTMTKMRYFAFGGGEPDGTDRSPQDCLLFHVQDGYAFHNANGGIKIGGYICEIEMAY